The following are encoded in a window of Gossypium raimondii isolate GPD5lz chromosome 13, ASM2569854v1, whole genome shotgun sequence genomic DNA:
- the LOC105782840 gene encoding probable receptor-like protein kinase At4g39110, translating to METSIPHSDGMEIEKNASLLSSSSPSSSMAILVVTMLLWSLISCPSSVYGIATGPFTPTDNILIDCGANAASKVPDGRTYKTDQEASQLLDTKDDTQVSVSNVDLPTPLFLNAKVFPQEATYTFALKRPGFHWLRLYFYAIKDNKYDLQQSTFSVSANQYAILHNFKVANATIPVLKEYLINMNDPNFLLKFSPMKNSFAFVNAIEVVSVPDTLIVDTGSSLTPVNSISGLTQHGYQVVYRLNMGGPLITPVNDTLGRTWIPDTHYLKDKNFAKQASTLPSAVSYTDQMTPWIAPPTVYSSLIEMAVADDKTVNPNFNVTWQLEVDEAFDYLIRLHFCDIVSKTLNDLFFNVYICGKMAISQLDLSSLTGQLAVPYYKDIVVNASTLSNGLSVQIGPLSQGAGIKNAILNGLEVMKMSNAADSLDGEFSVDGSSSSSNKGAVAVVGFAMMFGAFVGLGAMVIRWKRRPQDWQRRNSFSSWLLPLHAGDSSSLSKSGGSQKHSSTLGLGRYFSLAELQEATKNFDSNAIIGVGGFGNVYLGTIDDGTQVAVKRGNPQSEQGITEFHTEIQMLSKLRHRHLVSLIGYCDENSEMILVYEYMSNGPFKDHLYGKELPSLSWKQRLEICIGAARGLHYLHTGTAQGIIHRDVKTTNILLDDAFVAKVADFGLSKDTPMGQNHVSTAVKGSFGYLDPEYFRRQQLTEKSDVYSFGVVLLESLCARPAINPRLPREQVSLAEWAMQWKRKGLLEKIIDPQLVGAIDAESMNKFAEAAEKCLAEYGVDRPSMGDVLWNLEHALQLQESSSVGKSEEAAAPVQPSPPAPTVTPPSDTNPPAPHPETNTGQTIEHSGTAIFAQFQGMNGR from the coding sequence aTGGAAACATCCATCCCTCATTCAGACGGGATGGAGATAGAAAAGAACGcatcattattatcatcatcatcaccatcatcgtCAATGGCTATCCTTGTGGTTACCATGTTGTTATGGAGCTTGATTTCGTGCCCCAGCAGTGTTTACGGCATCGCAACCGGCCCTTTCACCCCTACTGACAACATCCTCATCGACTGTGGTGCTAACGCTGCATCCAAAGTCCCTGATGGAAGGACCTACAAAACCGACCAAGAAGCGTCTCAGTTGTTGGACACCAAGGATGATACTCAAGTCTCTGTCTCCAATGTTGATCTTCCTACCCCTTTGTTCTTAAACGCCAAGGTTTTCCCACAAGAAGCCACCTACACGTTCGCGTTGAAACGCCCCGGTTTCCATTGGCTCCGTCTCTATTTCTATGCCATTAAAGATAACAAGTATGATCTTCAACAATCAACCTTCTCTGTGTCTGCCAACCAGTATGCTATCCTTCATAACTTCAAGGTTGCCAATGCTACCATACCTGTTCTCAAGGAGTACCTTATTAACATGAATGACCCTAATTTCCTTCTCAAGTTTTCTCCTATGAAGAATTCCTTCGCTTTCGTTAATGCCATCGAGGTGGTTTCGGTGCCAGATACCTTGATCGTCGACACCGGCAGTTCCCTTACCCCGGTGAACTCCATTTCCGGTTTAACCCAGCATGGTTACCAAGTTGTTTATAGGTTGAACATGGGGGGTCCTTTGATCACCCCAGTGAATGACACCCTAGGAAGGACTTGGATACCTGATACTCATTATCTTAAAGATAAAAACTTCGCTAAACAGGCCTCTACTTTACCATCTGCAGTCAGCTACACCGATCAAATGACCCCGTGGATAGCACCGCCCACTGTGTATTCGTCTCTCATCGAGATGGCGGTGGCTGATGACAAGACGGTGAACCCAAACTTCAATGTGACATGGCAGTTGGAAGTTGATGAAGCATTTGATTACTTGATTAGGTTGCATTTTTGTGACATTGTTAGCAAGACACTCAATGACCTGTTTTTCAATGTATACATCTGTGGTAAAATGGCTATTTCCCAGTTGGATTTGTCGAGCTTGACAGGTCAGTTGGCCGTTCCGTACTACAAAGATATAGTGGTGAATGCTTCCACCCTCAGCAATGGTCTTTCGGTTCAGATCGGTCCATTGAGCCAGGGTGCCGGAATAAAAAATGCGATTCTTAATGGCTTGGAGGTGATGAAAATGAGCAACGCGGCTGATAGTCTGGATGGGGAGTTCAGTGTCGATGGAAGCTCGAGCTCGAGCAACAAGGGTGCGGTGGCCGTCGTTGGTTTCGCCATGATGTTCGGCGCATTTGTTGGTCTTGGTGCAATGGTTATTAGATGGAAGAGGAGGCCCCAAGATTGGCAAAGGAGGAACAGCTTTTCTTCATGGCTGCTCCCACTCCATGCTGGAGACAGTAGCTCCTTGAGCAAATCTGGCGGTTCTCAAAAGCACTCTTCAACACTAGGCTTAGGCCGTTATTTCTCCCTGGCAGAGTTGCAAGAAGCAACCAAGAACTTTGACTCGAACGCCATCATTGGTGTCGGTGGGTTCGGAAATGTGTATTTAGGCACGATCGATGATGGGACGCAAGTTGCTGTCAAGAGAGGGAACCCGCAATCCGAGCAAGGTATCACAGAGTTCCACACAGAAATCCAGATGTTGTCAAAGCTAAGGCATAGGCACCTGGTCTCACTGATTGGTTATTGTGATGAGAACAGTGAAATGATCCTGGTTTATGAGTACATGTCCAATGGACCTTTCAAGGATCACTTGTATGGAAAAGAGTTGCCATCGTTATCATGGAAGCAAAGGCTTGAGATCTGCATCGGAGCGGCTCGGGGGCTTCACTACCTTCATACCGGTACCGCACAAGGAATCATTCACCGTGATGTTAAGACCACCAACATATTGCTTGATGATGCCTTTGTTGCCAAGGTTGCTGACTTTGGGCTATCAAAAGACACACCTATGGGGCAGAATCATGTTAGCACTGCAGTGAAAGGCAGCTTTGGGTACTTAGACCCTGAGTATTTCAGGAGGCAGCAACTAACCGAAAAATCGGATGTTTACTCATTCGGCGTCGTTCTCCTCGAATCCTTATGCGCAAGGCCTGCCATTAACCCACGGTTGCCAAGAGAGCAGGTTAGCTTAGCTGAATGGGCAATGCAATGGAAAAGGAAGGGGTTGCTTGAAAAGATCATTGATCCTCAGCTTGTTGGTGCCATCGATGCTGAATCAATGAACAAATTTGCGGAGGCTGCTGAGAAGTGCTTGGCTGAATATGGTGTTGACAGGCCTTCCATGGGGGATGTTTTATGGAACTTGGAACATGCTTTGCAGTTGCAAGAATCGTCCTCAGTGGGAAAATCAGAGGAAGCCGCCGCCCCTGTGCAGCCTTCTCCACCGGCTCCAACCGTCACTCCTCCATCTGATACTAATCCTCCAGCTCCTCACCCAGAAACCAACACAGGTCAGACCATTGAACACTCAGGAACTGCcatatttgcacaatttcaAGGGATGAATGGTCGATAA
- the LOC105782841 gene encoding uncharacterized protein LOC105782841: MGAACCVAARDKTIVNGSGSEVLHRNIRYSPTWSFRWDNRGRVAGEDTSISWFSDAVSRNDGSEIKYESACASEDGNSSESFQSRTWQKSPTSEGTAGHARTPASDQSISRNISVDVNLEQVKESVESPVASYPSPSKLSHSLPSASSLATSPLSSQSHVHPTGSTITRWPLRSPGHHLLRQVSDNRILGLKSPNGYSVGEERLVMPSWSNESTGGSRGGSSDGWSMQALSEFMPPSRRERWSFDNDTWGFQREKISKPSGRISAPPSVDLQTCGVCSKLLSEKSLWSTQKIIISNDLSVVAVLTCGHVYHAECLENMTPEIDKYDPACPICTLGEKKTHKLSEKAFKAEMDFKAKINKKSRSRVVDSDMDVDPIVFNRLKSSGHEGKASSSSMKSSLGKPFLKKHFSFGSKGSRSPSENHSNWKKGFFWAKSSRI; this comes from the exons ATGGGGGCTGCATGTTGTGTTGCTGCTAGAGACAAAACTATCGTAAATGGATCAGGTAGTGAGGTTTTACATAGGAATATAAGGTATTCTCCAACTTGGAGTTTTCGTTGGGATAACCGAGGGCGTGTAGCTGGTGAAGACACTTCTATAAGTTGGTTTTCGGATGCAGTTAGTCGGAATGATGGATCAGAGATCAAATATGAATCTGCATGTGCATCAGAGGATGGAAATTCATCCGAGAGTTTTCAGTCTCGTACGTGGCAAAAGTCCCCAACTTCTGAAGGAACTGCTGGACATGCAAGAACTCCTGCTTCAG ATCAATCTATTTCTAGAAATATCTCTGTTGATGTGAACTTAGAGCAG GTGAAGGAGTCGGTAGAATCCCCTGTGGCTTCTTACCCGTCTCCCTCAAAGTTATCACATTCTTTGCCATCAGCTTCCTCGTTGGCAACATCCCCTTTGTCTTCCCAAAGTCATGTGCACCCTACTGGTTCAACAATAACGAGGTGGCCTCTCAGATCTCCTGGACATCATCTATTGCGACAAGTATCTGATAACCGAATTCTAGGACTAAAGTCACCTAATGGATACTCAGTTGGTGAGGAAAGGCTTGTAATGCCTTCATGGAGCAATGAATCAACTGGGGGCTCTCGGGGTGGTTCTTCTGATGGTTGGTCTATGCAGGCCCTTTCTGAATTTATGCCTCCATCTCGTAGGGAAAGGTGGTCTTTTGATAATGACACATGGGGTTTCCAACGTGAGAAAATAAGCAAACCCAGTGGCCGAATCTCTGCACCGCCGTCTGTTGATCTGCAAACATGTGGTGTTTGCTCCAAGCTGTTATCAGAAAAATCTTTGTGGAGCACTCAGAAGATTATTATTAGCAATGATCTTTCTGTTGTTGCAGTACTAACTTGTGGCCATGTTTACCATGCTGAATGTTTGGAAAATATGACCCCTGAAATTGACAAGTATGACCCTGCTTGTCCAATATGCACTTTGGGGGAGAAGAAGACACATAAATTATCTGAGAAAGCATTTAAAGCAGAAATGGATTTTAAGGCCAAAATCAACAAGAAATCAAGGAGCCGGGTTGTTGATAGTGATATGGACGTGGATCCTATTGTATTTAATCGTCTGAAAAGCAGTGGACATGAAGGGAAGGCCTCCAGTTCAAGCATGAAAAGCTCCTTGGGCAAGCCTTTCCTGAAGAAACACTTCTCCTTTGGATCAAAGGGAAGTAGATCCCCTTCAGAGAATCATTCTAACTGGAAAAAGGGATTTTTCTGGGCCAAATCTAGTAGGATCTAA